The Streptomyces sp. NBC_00435 nucleotide sequence TCCGAGGCGTACGCGGCGGCGTCCGCCCTGCCCGCGCTGCCCCCGCCCGCACTGCTGCCGGAGGCGCCGGGCCAGCCGCCGACGCTGGACACGGAGACGGAGCCGCCGGGCCTGGACGTGGACGCGGTGGAGTTCCTCGCGCAGGCGGCCGCGACGCAGGCGTACCGGCTGCTCGCCGAAGCGCTCGCTCCGGGCCATGCGGAGCGCGCCCCGCAGCCAGCGCCGACGACTGCCGAAGACGCCGTACGCCTCACGGTTGAGGCCCGCGACCTCCGGGTCCGCTCCCGCCTGGCGGCGGCTGCCGACAGGGACCGGGCCGCCATGGACCGGGCCGTTCTCGCCTGGGGCTTCGGCGGGGCACGGGCCGTCGCGGTACTGGAGGAGGACTGGACCCCGGACCGGGCGGCCCTCACCCGGGCCCGGGCCGCCCTCGCGGCGGCCTGGCCGGAGGGGGCGGACACCGCCACCGACACCGCCGCCCCCGCCCCGGTGCTCCGCCGGACCCGCGCCCGCTGGACGGAACCGGGTGGCCACCGCCAGCTCCGCCTGGGCCGGGACGGCCGCTGGTGGCCGTACCGCCGCGCGGCGGTCCAGGGGCTCCCGGCGGGCCAGTGGCTCCCGGCGGGCCCGCCGTCCCCGGACCCGGCGTCGGCGCTGGCGGCGCTGGACCCGGAGTACTAGGGCCCGGCCGTCGCGGTCCCGTCCCGGTCCGAATCGACCCGTACTGGCCGACGTACCGCTTGTCGGGGCGGCGGTGCGGGACGACGATGGGGGCGCTCCGGGTAGCCAGGCACCGCGGGAGGGTGACATGGACGGTCCTTCGGTGGCTCTGCCCGGCGGGGCCGATCCCGCCGCGCGGACGCGGGAACTCCGCCGGGCCCACGCCGCGTTCACCCAGGACGGGTGGGTCGAGGCCCCGGTGCGGGCGGTTATCGCGAGGTCCTGGCGGCGCTGCGCCCGGGCCCGGGTCAGCCCCGAGTGCGCGCCCCGGCTGGAGCTGGCCGGGGCGGACCTGCGCTCGTACCGGGAGCAGCATCCGCTGGCCCCGGTGCTTCCGCTGTTCCGGGAGCTCGTGGGCGCCTTCGCCTCGGACGGGGCCCATCTGCTGGCGGTGTGCGACGCACGGGGCAGCCTGCTCTGGGTGGAGGGCGAACCCGCCACGATGCGGCGTGCGGAGGGCCTCGGCTTCGTGCCGGGCGCCCGCTGGTCGGAGGCGGCGATGGGGACCAACGCCCCCGGTACGGCGGTCGCGGTCGGGGAGCCGGTCCAGGTCTTCGGGGCCGAGCACTTCAGCCGCCGGGTCCACCCGTGGACCTGCGCGGCGGCTCCGGTCCACGACCCGCGCACCGGGCGGCTGCTCGGCGCCGTCGACGTCACCGGGGGTGACTGGCTGGCCCATCCGCACTCCCTCGCGTTCGTACGGGCGGTCGCCTGCGCGGCGGAGGCCCGGCTGGCGCTGCTGGATCCGGCACCGCGAACCCCCGGGGACTCCCTCACCGCGCTCGGCCGGGACGAGGCCCTGCTGAGCCTCGGCGGCCGCGAACTCCGGCTCGGGCGCCGGCACAGCGAGATCATGACTCTGCTCGCGCACCACCCGGAGGGGCTGTCGGGGGACGAACTGGCGATCGCCCTGTACGAGGACGAGTCGGTGTCACCAGTGACACTGCGCGCGGAGATGTCACGGCTGCGGAGCTTGCTGGGATCCGGCGCCCCGCTCTCGCGCCCTTACCGCACGGCCGCGCCCCTGGAGTCCGATTTCACCGCCGTCACCCGGCAGTTGGCCGGCGGCGCCGTCTCGGCGGCCCTGGCCCGCTACCCGGGCCCGCTGCTGCCCGCGTCGGTGGCGCCCGGTGTCGTCCGGCTCCGGCGCCGCATCGAGGACCAGGCGCGGGCCGCCGTGATCGCGCGGGCCGACGCGGGGCTGCTGGCCGACTGGGTGTGCAGCGCGTGGGGCGCGGAGGACGCCGAGGTCTGGCGGGCCCTGGCGGCCGTGCTCCCGCCTGCCGACCGGCCGGCCGCGCTGGCCCGCGTACGGGCCATCGACACGGAACTCGGCCGGTCCCCCGACGGGGCACAGTACGGCGGGCCGCCTCACCCCGGCGCACCGCACGCCGGGCCGCCACCCGCCGGACGGGCGCCCGCCTGCGGTCCCGGCGGTGCGCCCGACGCCACGCCGCCGCCCCCGGGCCGTGCGCCGCGCGGCCGTGCAACGTACCGGCAACCTGCCCGCCCCTAGCCTCACGGCGAGCGCCGGCCGACGGCGGCCGGCGCCCGGCAAGGGGAGGACCACCATGGCCCGTTACACCGCGCCCGGTACCGAGGGCGCACTCATGTCGTACGCGTCGCGCTACGGCCACTTCATCGGCGGCGAATACGTCGAGCCCGCCCTGGGCCGGTACTTCGCCAACCCCTCCCCCGTCACCGGTGAGACCTTCACCGAGGTCGCGCGTGGCACGGCCGAGGACGTCGAGCGCGCGCTGGACGCGGCGCACGCCGCCGCGCCCGCGTGGGGCCGCACCTCGATCACCGAGCGTTCCACGGTCCTGCTGCGGATCGCTGACCGGATGGAACAGCATCTGGAGGCCCTCGCCGTCGCGGAGACCTGGGAGAACGGCAAGCCCGTCCGCGAGACGCTGGCCGCCGACATACCGCTCGCCATCGACCAGTTCCGATACTTCGCGGGCGCGCTGCGCGCCCAGGAGGGCGCCCTCAGCCAGATCGACGAGGACACGGTCGCCTACCACTTCCACGAGCCGCTGGGTGTCGTCGCCCAGATCATCCCGTGGAACTTCCCCATCCTGATGGCGGTGTGGAAGCTGGCCCCGGCCCTGGCCGCGGGCAACACGGTGGTACTGAAGCCGGCCGAACAGACCCCAGTGTCCGTGCACTACGTGATGAGCCTGATCGCGGACCTGCTGCCGCCGGGTGTGATCAACATCGTCAACGGATTCGGCGAGGAGGCCGGCAAACCGCTCGCCTCCAGCCCGCGCGTGGCCAAGGTGGCCTTCACCGGGGAGACGTCCACCGGGCGGCTGATCATGCGGTACGCGGCGGAGAACCTCAAGCCGGTCACCCTGGAGCTGGGCGGCAAGAGCCCGAACCTCTTCTTCGACGACATCTGGACCACGGACGACGACCTCCGGGACAAGGCCCTCGAAGGCTTCACCATGTTCGCCCTCAACCAGGGCGAGGTGTGCACGAGCCCGTCGCGCGCCCTGATCGAGCGCGGCCGCTACGGCGACTTCCTCGACGCGGCCGTGGCACGTACCGAACTGATCGTGCCGGGACACCCGCTGGACACGGACACGATGATCGGCGCGCAGGCCTCTGAGGAGCAGCTGAGGAAGATCCTGTCGTACGTGGAGATCGGCCAGCAGGAGGGCGCGAAGATCCTGACCGGCGGGCAGCGCGTCGAGCACGGCGGTGAACTGGCGGGCGGCTTCTACGTCCAGCCGACCGTCTTCGAGGGCGACAACCGCATGCGGATCTTCCAGGAGGAGATCTTCGGCCCGGTCGTCTCGGTGACCTCGTTCCAGGACTTCG carries:
- a CDS encoding SWIM zinc finger family protein — translated: MSVRPGSLTAVVRDRDGTAHRTDVLVQEFTEAEWGRLLGLAAAESGHIAALLDREVPPELVRDAAAAGVELLPGIGDLDPRCDCDEWDHCPHTAALCYQVARLLDQDPFVLLLLRGRSEADLVDELEERSTAEAKAPETVADVGVPASEAYAAASALPALPPPALLPEAPGQPPTLDTETEPPGLDVDAVEFLAQAAATQAYRLLAEALAPGHAERAPQPAPTTAEDAVRLTVEARDLRVRSRLAAAADRDRAAMDRAVLAWGFGGARAVAVLEEDWTPDRAALTRARAALAAAWPEGADTATDTAAPAPVLRRTRARWTEPGGHRQLRLGRDGRWWPYRRAAVQGLPAGQWLPAGPPSPDPASALAALDPEY
- a CDS encoding transcriptional regulator, with translation MDGPSVALPGGADPAARTRELRRAHAAFTQDGWVEAPVRAVIARSWRRCARARVSPECAPRLELAGADLRSYREQHPLAPVLPLFRELVGAFASDGAHLLAVCDARGSLLWVEGEPATMRRAEGLGFVPGARWSEAAMGTNAPGTAVAVGEPVQVFGAEHFSRRVHPWTCAAAPVHDPRTGRLLGAVDVTGGDWLAHPHSLAFVRAVACAAEARLALLDPAPRTPGDSLTALGRDEALLSLGGRELRLGRRHSEIMTLLAHHPEGLSGDELAIALYEDESVSPVTLRAEMSRLRSLLGSGAPLSRPYRTAAPLESDFTAVTRQLAGGAVSAALARYPGPLLPASVAPGVVRLRRRIEDQARAAVIARADAGLLADWVCSAWGAEDAEVWRALAAVLPPADRPAALARVRAIDTELGRSPDGAQYGGPPHPGAPHAGPPPAGRAPACGPGGAPDATPPPPGRAPRGRATYRQPARP
- the exaC gene encoding acetaldehyde dehydrogenase ExaC — translated: MARYTAPGTEGALMSYASRYGHFIGGEYVEPALGRYFANPSPVTGETFTEVARGTAEDVERALDAAHAAAPAWGRTSITERSTVLLRIADRMEQHLEALAVAETWENGKPVRETLAADIPLAIDQFRYFAGALRAQEGALSQIDEDTVAYHFHEPLGVVAQIIPWNFPILMAVWKLAPALAAGNTVVLKPAEQTPVSVHYVMSLIADLLPPGVINIVNGFGEEAGKPLASSPRVAKVAFTGETSTGRLIMRYAAENLKPVTLELGGKSPNLFFDDIWTTDDDLRDKALEGFTMFALNQGEVCTSPSRALIERGRYGDFLDAAVARTELIVPGHPLDTDTMIGAQASEEQLRKILSYVEIGQQEGAKILTGGQRVEHGGELAGGFYVQPTVFEGDNRMRIFQEEIFGPVVSVTSFQDFDDAVRIANDTAYGLGAGVWTRDINTAYRAGRAIQAGRVWTNCYHAYPAHAAFGGYKQSGIGRETHKMMLEHYQQTKNLLVSYSPKKLGFF